The Paramisgurnus dabryanus chromosome 6, PD_genome_1.1, whole genome shotgun sequence genome has a window encoding:
- the LOC135767072 gene encoding uncharacterized protein isoform X2: MMKILRNETSHLFGIQTASLKFILVILWLITGEECRTVTVQTGGSVTIPCHYESKYTQHKKYWCFDTRSSYDYCSYLAYSNDTVSKDVSVIDHPEQSLFTVTMRDLENQNTGEYWCAVKIKEVTYDVAERVYLQIQSAPDVYVMSSSVTVDEGGNISLQCLYTSTYKNKYKQWCRYKDKRCYRVERSETSQNASVEISDDGRGSLTVVMSGLMKSDSGWYYCSVGHLQAPVQLTVTVTTFRSSTTSESNQLTLTTQSDLSTASQLDRSTAPNNNNQISSSKGPKRHYEHMKMWRIPIVLLLLLLLILVTLTSEILRRKHKRKNNHISNEKIDKVSDEDSVNSSSVNPECDVTYSSVIKRPKTKADDSVNLSSVNPECDLTYSCVIKLTKTEACGPADVL, encoded by the exons GTGAAGAGTGTAGGACAGTAACTGTTCAGACTGGTGGATCTGTTACTATTCCATGTCATTATGAAAGTAAATACACCCAACACAAGAAATACTGGTGCTTTGATACAAGATCATCTTACGATTACTGTTCTTATCTGGCATATTCAAATGACACTGTGTCAAAAGACGTGTCAGTAATTGATCATCCTGAACAGAGTTTATTTACTGTCACTATGAGAGACCTGGAAAATCAAAACACTGGTGAATACTGGTGTGCTGTGAAAATTAAAGAAGTTACCTATGATGTGGCAGAGAGGGTTTACCTCCAAATCCAATCAG CTCCTGATGTCTATGTGATGTCCAGCAGTGTAACTGTAGATGAAGGTGGTAATATCAGTCTACAGTGTCTCTACACTTCTACATATAAGAATAAATACAAACAGTGGTGCAGATATAAAGACAAGAGATGTTACAGAGTGGAAAGATCTGAGACATCCCAGAATGCATCAGTTGAGATCAGTGATGATGGGAGAGGATCTTTGACTGTGGTGATGTCTGGACTGATGAAGAGTGATTCTGGCTGGTATTACTGTTCTGTAGGACATCTACAGGCTCCTGTTCAACTCACAGTCACTG tcacAACCTTCCGAAGTTCAACAACCTCAGAAAGCAATCAGCTGACACTAACAACACAGTCTGATCTGAGTACTGCCAGTCAGCTTGACAG AAGTACAGCTCCCAATAACAACAATCAAATATCAAGCAGTAAAGGGCCAAAAAG ACACTATGAGCATATGAAGATGTGGCGTATACCCATTGTTCTGCTTCTGCTTCTTCTACTGATTCTGGTTACTCTGACATCTGAAATACTGAGAAGGAAACACA aaagaaaaaacaatcaCATCTCAAATGAGAAAATAGACAAAGTCAGTGATGAA GACTCGGTTAATTCGTCCTCAGTAAATCCTGAATGTGATGTGACGTACAGTTCTGTGATTAAACGTCCCAAGACTAAAGCA GACGACTCAGTTAATTTATCCTCAGTGAATCCTGAATGTGATCTGACGTACAGTTGTGTGATTAAACTTACCAAGACTGAAGCA TGTGGACCAGCAGATGTGCTGTAG
- the LOC135767072 gene encoding uncharacterized protein isoform X1: MMKILRNETSHLFGIQTASLKFILVILWLITGEECRTVTVQTGGSVTIPCHYESKYTQHKKYWCFDTRSSYDYCSYLAYSNDTVSKDVSVIDHPEQSLFTVTMRDLENQNTGEYWCAVKIKEVTYDVAERVYLQIQSAPDVYVMSSSVTVDEGGNISLQCLYTSTYKNKYKQWCRYKDKRCYRVERSETSQNASVEISDDGRGSLTVVMSGLMKSDSGWYYCSVGHLQAPVQLTVTVTTFRSSTTSESNQLTLTTQSDLSTASQLDSRSTAPNNNNQISSSKGPKRHYEHMKMWRIPIVLLLLLLLILVTLTSEILRRKHKRKNNHISNEKIDKVSDEDSVNSSSVNPECDVTYSSVIKRPKTKADDSVNLSSVNPECDLTYSCVIKLTKTEACGPADVL; encoded by the exons GTGAAGAGTGTAGGACAGTAACTGTTCAGACTGGTGGATCTGTTACTATTCCATGTCATTATGAAAGTAAATACACCCAACACAAGAAATACTGGTGCTTTGATACAAGATCATCTTACGATTACTGTTCTTATCTGGCATATTCAAATGACACTGTGTCAAAAGACGTGTCAGTAATTGATCATCCTGAACAGAGTTTATTTACTGTCACTATGAGAGACCTGGAAAATCAAAACACTGGTGAATACTGGTGTGCTGTGAAAATTAAAGAAGTTACCTATGATGTGGCAGAGAGGGTTTACCTCCAAATCCAATCAG CTCCTGATGTCTATGTGATGTCCAGCAGTGTAACTGTAGATGAAGGTGGTAATATCAGTCTACAGTGTCTCTACACTTCTACATATAAGAATAAATACAAACAGTGGTGCAGATATAAAGACAAGAGATGTTACAGAGTGGAAAGATCTGAGACATCCCAGAATGCATCAGTTGAGATCAGTGATGATGGGAGAGGATCTTTGACTGTGGTGATGTCTGGACTGATGAAGAGTGATTCTGGCTGGTATTACTGTTCTGTAGGACATCTACAGGCTCCTGTTCAACTCACAGTCACTG tcacAACCTTCCGAAGTTCAACAACCTCAGAAAGCAATCAGCTGACACTAACAACACAGTCTGATCTGAGTACTGCCAGTCAGCTTGACAG CAGAAGTACAGCTCCCAATAACAACAATCAAATATCAAGCAGTAAAGGGCCAAAAAG ACACTATGAGCATATGAAGATGTGGCGTATACCCATTGTTCTGCTTCTGCTTCTTCTACTGATTCTGGTTACTCTGACATCTGAAATACTGAGAAGGAAACACA aaagaaaaaacaatcaCATCTCAAATGAGAAAATAGACAAAGTCAGTGATGAA GACTCGGTTAATTCGTCCTCAGTAAATCCTGAATGTGATGTGACGTACAGTTCTGTGATTAAACGTCCCAAGACTAAAGCA GACGACTCAGTTAATTTATCCTCAGTGAATCCTGAATGTGATCTGACGTACAGTTGTGTGATTAAACTTACCAAGACTGAAGCA TGTGGACCAGCAGATGTGCTGTAG
- the LOC135767073 gene encoding polymeric immunoglobulin receptor-like: MKFWYSENDNIRIYTNTTAGDVRVIDYPAQSLFTVTMRNLKGEHNGTYYCAVETDEQSGKMTTTDELHLHVQPAPDLSVMSSSVTVDEGGNISVQCLYSTKYKNKHKQWCRYKDKSCYTYQNASVEISDDGRGSLTVVMSGLMKSDSGWYYCSVKVHDGLLQDLQVPVQLTVTAKTQSIIKATDATWPISVCLKPR, from the exons aTGAAATTCTGGTACTCCGAAAATGATAACATTCGCATTTACACAAACACTACAGCTGGAGATGTGAGAGTAATTGATTATCCTGCTCAGAGTCTTTTTACTGTCACTATGAGAAACCTGAAGGGTGAACACAATGGGACTTATTATTGTGCTGTAGAGACTGATGAACAATCAGGAAAGATGACCACCACAGATGAGCTTCATCTCCATGTTCAACCTG CTCCTGATCTCTCTGTGATGTCCAGCAGTGTAACTGTAGATGAAGGTGGTAATATCAGTGTACAGTGTCTCTACAGCACTAAATATAAGAATAAACACAAACAGTGGTGCAGATATAAAGACAAGAGCTGTTACACATACCAGAATGCATCAGTTGAGATCAGTGATGATGGGAGAGGATCTTTGACTGTGGTGATGTCTGGACTGATGAAGAGTGATTCTGGCTGGTATTACTGTTCTGTTAAAGTTCATGATGGTCTTCTTCAAGATCTACAGGTTCCTGTTCAACTCACAGTCACTGCTAAAACTCAGTCAATAATCAAAGCTACAG atgCCACATGGcccatttctgtctgtctcaaGCCCAGATAA